Proteins from a single region of Hordeum vulgare subsp. vulgare chromosome 6H, MorexV3_pseudomolecules_assembly, whole genome shotgun sequence:
- the LOC123402294 gene encoding autophagy-related protein 2-like, whose translation MWGLSAGTLLKPVCRWLLKRLGDLTLGDLDLDQLDLQLTRGTLQLSDLALNADFINAKLSGSPITVKEGSIKSLLVKLPLQLRSWKIEIVVEGLEFVLAPSVASEAPPVDTGCSVSGGDSDTEARSAETKRNEPDSNPCSTSASRDVDDGVKRIANAIKQFLTRFNIKLRNTYVVFDPQSLLDKRALEFNRSLVFRTKEIQCGTNFSTEGPVKLNNLVTFQEAVIEFLKMDDVDANLQNDLDRGTADISSNHSTTAVLTGPIGGFSGTLNLSIPWNSGCLNFQKIDADVSVDSLELQLQMSSIQWFMDVYDSLCRNSADEHNCVHSTADMSMNASRASLCASTSSSSKSGSASATASREGLSQRAFSRSRQHNFQDGYLNKAQAHVIQDWIPDLVVNSDQGEFDSDCDESISQFFECFDELRSSHTNLGNSGIWDWTCSVFNAITFASALASGSDQVPKETLIEKTLRASITQIGIILLFSDEMVTGSSSIPLNLVKDMRSSEMFSSCLSPAHFEQSMISPASTSSLSMHHLEYKCQNIHLDLETYPKNLRLKASIGHMRLDEYYSTEKHDSDHTPGSAPFLNSDYCHEVQAALPPFPFAAQDYWVESSGYSSNNSSKLAKVELLKTFGDSTFHYDVISSTDRGGNSVSSTSLSICLAPLVWWVHFHTVHMLLNFISKIESDVVHGEHKLHMRGDTERSKLTTKTNISPSGSLKVQMALSPSRITICFPTESPWDLSRPSILDTFLVIDRTSSLDSREASSPFRKERPNDAHSSIPSTSLHLAAGNFDIYLLRPMSYELGDRSRSLSRQTFFALKIISVTSYSCGDSSIMMIWRKYPVTGPEMVSKAWSLPNLHNQKITQRERGNCAGVSSYTTSQDLEESSYSIRQELLQSTECFLHIKLSSVSVHLNKKDCGLLNQLLDHIPSGLSDGATSSSESGSDKSMHINDVAMQSAITFECSFLDICTELNETVVVGPLLQTELEGSWNCFKLSISKFSLCSFSNVGGTNKASFLWVNHGESELWGSITGTNDKAYAESKVFLLVACKDSANMRGDGEGNNALSFGTSGCSVTHIRNPNLQENYTSVSFRSGTIVAPGGRMDWISAMCLLFSAGSCGTEQSNNSRTEDNLCPSDRSSFFLELVDVAASYESHVKNSTFSAEAHDRKLFSCILAASSFKLHSISASDSTATDFDIQLRDLGLLICESLGSKNATCGYGVDYLRKMGYTKIARDTFIEATLRIDTSFWKLEISDSQFDIGTCRDTTHGLICLCSQLQKLYAPDMRDALVHLQSRWNSVQQANNHNMTSDASDKSESSIDNLAYSGECLSDGLLDDIIENAFYTDQDYKAYNVSSRNCHNSPCSNGTDVDSKSPTPGATDVGVSHILFGSSLATPKVNTTEIPLKQDSCHEQIIDSYYMPDLHTSSSTLCNVGHQCISGDDAYKTMEFEDGGWYNSIPLTIVESHVLETNNPQGGHVARQEGKPTVCGLNYEESCYLKGKVIIHDVNVNWRMYAGDDWSLAQKDVNSFSCSSGRDMSSSLEFLISGLGVQFDMYPDGGVYVSKLSISARDINLCDQRVDAPWKMVLGCYDPDHPRESCSSAFTLELESVKPEPQTPLEDYRLCLEILPLQLHLDQGQLKFLMCFFQNDSCNNSSHFPCENDIVHIESTTYGNNTVLDEALLPFFQKFDVKPIVLHINYIPRQFDPVALGKGNYAELLNILPLKGIDLKLKHVSAMGVYGWNSICETVGAEWLEDISKNQVHKLLKGLPPLKSVSAVVSGTKKLISLPIESYKKDRKLVKGMQRGAVAFIRSVSIEAVGLGVHLAAGAHDMLLKAEHALTALPPPLAACEAKRNKDNVRANQPENATQGIKQAYESFTDGLGRTASALIGNPINVYNRGAGARSALTTAICGAPAAVVAPVSATARAVHYALLGIRNSLDPRRKKESMYKYLGPSQP comes from the exons ATGTGGGGGCTGTCGGCGGGGACGCTGCTGAAGCCGGTGTGCAGGTGGCTGCTGAAGCGGCTCGGGGACCTCACCCTGGGCGACCTCGACCTCGACCAGTTGGACCTCCAGCTCACCCGCGGCACGCTCCAACTCTCCGACCTCGCGCTCAACGCCGACTTCATCAACGCCAAG CTATCAGGATCTCCTATCACAGTTAAGGAAGGATCTATAAAATCCCTGCTAGTTAAATTACCTTTACAGTTAAGGAGTTGGAAGATTGAGATTGTAGTGGAAGGGTTGGAGTTTGTACTTGCACCATCTGTTGCTAGTGAAGCCCCACCTGTAGATACTGGGTGCTCTGTTTCTGGTGGTGATAGTGATACAGAGGCGAGATCGGCTGAGACCAAGAGGAATGAACCTGATAGTAATCCCTGCTCTACTTCTGCATCTCGAGATGTGGACGATGGTGTGAAGAGAATAGCCAACGCCATCAAGCAGTTTCTTACAAGATTTAATATCAAGTTGAGAAATACGTATGTAGTATTCGATCCTCAAAGCCTTTTGGATAAAAGGGCCTTGGAATTTAATCGGTCGCTAGTTTTCCGAACTAAAGAGATACAGTGCGGAACCAATTTTTCAACAGAGGGTCCGGTCAAATTGAATAACTTGGTAACATTCCAAGAGGCGGTCATTGAGTTTTTGAAGATGGATGATGTTGATGcaaatcttcagaatgatttggatAGAGGAACAGCTGACATTTCATCAAATCATAGTACTACTGCGGTCTTGACAGGCCCAATTGGTGGATTCTCAGGAACATTGAACTTAAGCATCCCATGGAATAGTGGATGCTTGAACTTTCAGAAAATTGATGCAGACGTATCTGTTGATTCATTAGAATTGCAGTTACAGATGAGCAGTATCCAATGGTTCATGGATGTATATGATTCTCTTTGTAGGAACTCGgcagatgaacataattgtgtaCATAGTACTGCAGATATGTCTATGAACGCCTCCAGAGCTTCCTTATGTGCATCCACATCAAGCTCTTCGAAATCAGGTTCAGCCTCTGCGACAGCTAGCCGTGAAGGTTTGTCACAGAGAGCATTTTCTCGAAGCAGGCAACATAATTTTCAGGATGGTTACCTCAACAAGGCACAGGCACATGTGATTCAAGACTGGATTCCGGATCTTGTTGTCAACAGTGACCAAGGTGAATTTGATTCAGATTGTGATGAAAG CATCAGTCAGTTCTTTGAATGCTTTGATGAACTGAGGAGCTCTCATACTAATTTAGGAAATAGTGGCATATGGGACTGGACGTGTTCGGTATTCAATGCAATTACTTTTGCATCTGCATTAGCTTCTGGATCCGATCAAGTCCCTAAAG AAACACTGATTGAGAAAACCTTACGGGCTTCCATTACTCAGATAGGCATTATTCTTTTGTTCAGTGATGAAATGGTTACTGGTAGTTCCAGTATTCCTCTGAATCTCGTCAAAGATATGAGAAGTTCGGAAATGTTTTCAAGCTGCCTTTCTCCTGCTCATTTTGAGCAATCAATGATATCTCCTGCTTCCACTTCCAGTTTAAGTATGCATCATCTTGAATACAAGTGTCAAAACATTCATCTTGACCTTGAG ACTTATCCGAAAAACTTGAGGTTGAAAGCATCGATTGGCCACATGAGGCTCGATGAATACTACAGTACTGAAAAGCATGATTCAGATCACACACCCGGTAGTGCTCCTTTCTTAAATAGTGATTATTGCCATGAAGTTCAAGCTGCTCTCCCTCCATTCCCGTTTGCTGCTCAAgattactgggtggagtcatctggATACTCTTCGAACAATTCAAGTAAACTAGCTAAGGTTGAATTGCTTAAAACATTTGGTGATTCCACATTCCATTATGATGTTATTAGTAGCACAGATCGAGGGGGTAACTCAGTAAGCTCAACTTCACTGTCAATCTGTTTGGCTCCATTAGTTTGGTGGGTGCATTTCCATACAGTACACATGCTACTGAATTTTATCAGTAAAATTGAGTCTGATGTGGTGCACGGAGAGCATAAACTCCATATGCGTGGTGATACAGAAAGGAGTAAGTTGACTACCAAAACTAATATTTCGCCGAGTGGGAGTCTAAAGGTTCAGATGGCTCTCTCACCTTCAAGAATCACCATTTGCTTTCCTACTGAGTCCCCATGGGATTTAAGCCGCCCATCCATCCTGGATACATTCCTTGTCATTGACCGCACATCATCTCTGGACTCAAGGGAAGCTTCATCTCCATTCCGAAAGGAAAGGCCTAATGATGCTCATTCCAGCATACCATCTACCTCACTCCATTTGGCTGCTGGGAACTTCGACATCTATTTGCTTAGACCGATGAGCTATGAATTGGGTGACAGAAGCCGTTCTTTGAGTAGGCAAACTTTTTTTGCTCTGAAGATTATCTCAGTCACTAGTTACAGCTGTGGCGACTCTAGTATTATGATGATCTGGAGAAAATACCCTGTAACTGGCCCTGAGATGGTTAGTAAAGCTTGGAGTTTGCCAAACCTGCACAACCAAAAGATTACTCAGAGAGAAAGGGGCAATTGTGCTGGTGTTTCCTCTTATACAACCTCACAGGATCTCGAAGAGTCGAGTTATAGTATACGCCAGGAGCTCCTTCAGAGCACTGAGTGCTTTCTGCATATTAAACTTTCTTCAGTTTCAGTTCATCTCAATAAGAAGGATTGTGGATTACTGAATCAGCTACTAGATCACATTCCCAGCGGGCTGTCTGATGGTGCAACGAGCAGCTCTGAAAGTGGAAGCGACAAATCTATGCACATCAATGATGTTGCCATGCAATCAGCTATCACTTTTGAATGCAGCTTTTTGGATATTTGTACTGAATTAAATGAAACTGTGGTAGTTGGTCCTTTGCTGCAGACAGAACTAGAAGGTTCCTGGAATTGTTTTAAGCTGTCCATTTCAAAATTTTCTCTGTGCTCATTTTCTAATGTAGGCGGAACCAATAAGGCCAGTTTTCTTTGGGTGAATCATGGTGAAAGTGAGCTTTGGGGTTCTATTACTGGTACAAATGATAAAGCCTATGCCGAAAGCAAAGTTTTTCTCCTAGTTGCCTGCAAGGACTCTGCTAACATGCGAGGTGATGGTGAAGGAAACAATGCACTATCTTTTGGAACTTCTGGCTGTTCTGTGACCCACATCAGGAACCCAAATCTACAAGAGAACTATACTTCTGTCAGTTTTCGTTCTGGGACAATTGTGGCACCTGGTGGACGCATGGATTGGATCAGTGCAATGTGCCTGCTGTTTAGTGCAGGTTCATGCGGAACTGAACAGTCCAATAACAGCAGAACAGAGGATAATTTATGTCCTAGTGACCGGTCATCTttttttcttgagttggttgaTGTTGCTGCGAGCTATGAATCTCATGTAAAAAATTCCACCTTCAGCGCTGAAGCTCATGATCGCAAGTTGTTTTCATGCATTTTAGCTGCATCATCATTTAAACTTCACAGTATATCTGCATCAGACTCTACAGCTACAGATTTTGATATCCAGCTGCGAGATCTCGGTCTTCTCATCTGTGAATCACTTGGTTCCAAAAATGCCACTTGCGGTTATGGTGTTGATTATCTTCGTAAAATGGGTTACACTAAGATTGCCCGTGACACGTTCATTGAAGCTACTCTAAGAATTGACACTTCCTTTTGGAAGCTTGAAATATCAGATTCACAATTTGATATTGGTACATGTCGTGATACAACACATGGTCTTATTTGTTTGTGTTCCCAACTCCAGAAGCTATATGCTCCAGACATGCGTGATGCTTTAGTTCATCTACAATCTAGGTGGAATAGTGTCCAGCAAGCAAACAACCATAATATGACCAGTGATGCATCAGACAAATCAGAGAGCAGCATTGACAACTTGGCATATTCTGGAGAATGCTTATCAGATGGACTACTTGATGATATAATTGAGAATGCTTTTTACACAGACCAGGACTACAAAGCCTACAATGTTTCTAGCAGAAATTGTCACAACTCACCGTGTAGCAATGGAACGGATGTTGACTCTAAGTCGCCCACCCCTGGGGCAACTGACGTCGGTGTTTCACACATTTTGTTTGGATCATCATTAGCTACTCCAAAAGTCAATACAACTGAAATACCATTGAAACAGGACTCCTGTCATGAGCAAATTATTGACTCTTACTATATGCCTGACCTACAcacatcatcgtcaactctatgTAATGTAGGACATCAATGTATATCTGGTGATGATGCTTATAAAACCATGGAATTTGAAGATGGTGGATGGTATAACAGTATTCCCTTGACAATAGTTGAGAGTCATGTTCTGGAAACGAACAACCCACAAGGAGGGCATGTGGCCCGACAAGAAGGGAAGCCTACTGTTTGCGGCTTGAATTATGAGGAATCTTGTTATTTGAAAGGAAAGGTTATAATTCATGATGTAAATGTCAATTGGCGAATGTATGCTGGAGATGATTGGTCATTAGCTCAGAAAGATGTAAATAGCTTCTCATGCTCAAGTGGAAGGGATATGAGTTCTTCCTTAGAATTTCTTATCTCGGGGCTTGGTGTACAGTTTGATATGTATCCAGATGGGGGTGTTTATGTTTCTAAGTTATCTATCTCCGCACGGGACATAAATCTTTGTGACCAAAGGGTGGATGCTCCATGGAAAATG GTTCTTGGCTGCTACGACCCAGATCACCCAAGAGAATCTTGTTCTAGTGCATTCACGTTAGAACTGGAGTCTGTAAAGCCCGAGCCACAGACTCCTTTGGAAGATTACAG ATTGTGCCTTGAGATTTTGCCTCTTCAATTACATCTTGATCAAGGGCAGCTTAAGTTCCTCATGTGTTTTTTCCAGAATGACTCTTGTAACAACAGCTCTCATTTTCCTTGCGAAAATGATATTGTTCATATAGAGAGCACAACCTATGGAAACAATACAGTTCTGGATGAGGCATTACTTCCGTTCTTTCAG AAATTTGATGTCAAGCCTATTGTTCTGCACATCAATTATATCCCTCGTCAGTTCGATCCTGTTGCACTAGGCAAGGGAAATTATGCAGAACTTCTCAACATCCTTCCGTTGAAG GGAATCGATTTGAAGCTTAAACATGTTTCTGCAATGGGGGTGTATGGGTGGAATAGTATTTGTGAAACAGTTGGTGCAGAGTGGTTGGAGGACATATCTAAAAATCAG GTCCATAAATTGTTAAAAGGGCTTCCTCCTTTAAAATCAGTCAGTGCCGTTGTTTCAGGCACTAAGAAATTGATATCTTTACCCATCGAAAGTTACAAGAAAGACCGGAAGTTGGTCAAGGGAATGCAAAGAG GTGCTGTCGCCTTTATCAGAAGTGTTTCCATTGAAGCTGTAGGGCTTGGTGTCCATTTGGCAGCGGGAGCTCATGATATGCTGCTGAAGGCAGAACATGCCCTTACAGCTCTACCACCACCTTTAGCCGCGTGTGAAGCTAAAAGAAACAAAGATAACGTAAGGGCAAACCAACCCGAAAATGCGACACAAGGAATAAAGCAG GCTTATGAAAGCTTTACTGATGGActtggaaggactgcctctgctttgATTGGGAACCCTATTAACGTGTATAATCGCGGGGCTGGTGCCAGATCAGCACTGACTACTGCAATTTGTGGAGCTCCAGCTGCTGTAGTAGCTCCAGTATCAGCAACTGCCCGTGCTGTACATTATGCACTTCTTGGTATAAGGAACAG